In Cryptococcus deuterogattii R265 chromosome 4, complete sequence, a genomic segment contains:
- a CDS encoding high-affinity nicotinic acid transporter: MSAFATATTNKAEDCSSEVGMSEKDVESPEIKDVGDIEVQVASIDRAVERRMLKKQDFGLLPVLAIVYLFNALDKGNLSNAKTDGLDKDLGLVGNQYYLMITVFYIPLCLCGTPLSIAAKRFSAARVIPLMMIGFGSCSLLSACVTNFGGLFALRFLLGIFESPMLPSVVFYLSQFYTRGELARRVGVFYAASSISGAFSGLLAFGIFQIKSERLHGWQYLFLIEGAGTVTFAIFAFFWLPRSPATCWFFNEEEKKTSRMRMLRDGTNEIGEKVDFRDAFMPFINDWRYIVWALLALGLGVPLASVGNFLPQIVARLGYSTVKTNLYTVAPNIVGTCFLVLFTQSSDYFRERALHIVVPLIITMVGFIILGTIDVLSYKGVAYFACFLLCIGANTPSVLLSTWYSNNSISENKRVVLTGVMVGIANASGLISANIFRAQDEPKYIPALAASAAFGGFTALLAFSFGLYMRIENRRRNLAQGLPKSYGSKDVPTEYLGRGPKDQAFRYMF, from the exons ATGAGCGCCTTTGCCACTGCCACTACAAACAAGGCAGAAGATTGCTCCAGCGAAGTAGGTATGTCTGAAAAGGATGTGGAATCACCAGAGATCAAGGATGTTGGGGATATCGAAGTGCAGGTTGCCAGTATCGACCGGGCAGTTGAGCGCAG gatgttgaagaagcaagatTTTGGATTGCTCCCTGTGCTCGCAATAGTCTATCTGTTCAATGCCTTAGACAA GGGAAACCTTTCCAATGCTAAAACTG ACGGACTTGACAAAG ATCTGGGCCTAGTAGGAAACCAATACT ACCTCATGATCACTGTCTTCTATATCCCCCTTTGTCTTTGCGGGACCCCGCTTTCAATCG CCGCCAAACGTTTTTCAGCCGCTCGGGTTATCCCCCTCATGATGATCGGCTTTGGCTCTTGCTCGCTCCTAAGCGCATGTGTAACCAACTTTGGTGGTCTATTTGCTCTTCGATTCCTCCTCGGTATTTTTGAATCACCCAT GTTACCTTCAGTGGTCTTCTACCTCAGTCAATTTTATACCCGAGGCGAGCTGGCGAGACGTGTGGGTGTGTTCTATgccgcttcttccatctcagGT GCATTTTCTGGCCTGCTAGCATTTGGCATCTTCCAGATCAAATCAGAAAGGCTGCATGGTTGGCAATATCTCTTT CTCATTGAGGGAGCTGGCACAGTGACTTTCGCgatctttgcctttttc TGGCTTCCTCGAAGTCCGGCAACTTGCTGGTTTTtcaatgaagaggaaaagaagacaagtCGCATGAGAATGCTGCGTGACGGCACCAACGAAATcggagagaag GTCGACTTTAGA GACGCCTTCATGCCATTTATCAACGACTGGAGGTACATTGTTTGGGCTTTACTTGCACTTGGGTTGGGAGTGCCCTTAGCTTCTGTAGGaaatttccttcctcagaTTGTTGCCCGGCTGGGCTACAGTACTGTCAAGACCAATTTATATACTGTTGCTCCA AACATCGTTGGTACATGTTTCCTTGTACTGTTCACTCAGTCAAGTGATTACTTCCGAGAAAGAGCGCTTCATATAGTAGTACCACTAATCATCACTATGGTCG GTTTCATTATCTTGGGTACCATAGACGTCCTCAGTTATAAAGGAGTTGCATATTT CGcttgttttcttctttgcatTGGGGCCAACACACCTTCCGTATTGCTATCAACATGGTATTCTAATAACTCGATCTCTGAAAACAAGCGCGTCGTTCTGACAGGAGTTATGGTTGGCATCGCCAACGCAAGTGGACTAATCTCTGCGAATATCTTCCGT GCTCAAGACGAGCCGAAATATATTCCAGCTCTTGCCGCTTCAGCAGCTTTTGGAGGGTTCACTGCCCTTCTAGCGTTTTCTTTTGGTCTGTACATGCGCATCGAAAACCGCAGAAGAAATCTTGCCCAAGGGTTACCCAAATCTTACGGGAGCAAGGATGTTCCAACCGAATATCTCGGACGTGGTCCCAAAGACCAGGCATTCAGATATATGTTCTGA
- a CDS encoding chaperone activator, translating to MEPKPLTAYQQTYHWRNKNCAPFAYDWIKQSLPGLKVDDGQQSAEIASVTSVSGDCDLGQRKGKLLTIYDLEVQASWTGKAKDGSDIKGTLTVPEVSHEAIDGVSDYVYEFTVTSGSSSASDELLSYIRKSFPPLLSDKFNAFRPALLAAHGSAIADAASASGSGASTPAAYTPAPPAKDANEPIKKEQKKEEKSVGTTVTVEVKADLQASADDLWGLLTDENKIPMWSRSSAKLSLKAGSPYELFGGNVRGKVITAEAPKKLVQTWQVRSPSWPSEHYGTMTLSLSQGSDTTAATFTLDGVPAGTQADVEKALNSFYIQGLKTMGLVSSSLSTSFTTPTPPKQKKLRRKRASSSWSSSSIIGGAAVVGLSALLIGVVYMPFPSSSSLSGMRQQ from the exons ATGGAGCCTAAACCTCTCACTGCGTATCAGCAAACCTATCACTGGAGA aacaagaatTGTGCTCCTTTTGCATATGATTGGATCAAACAATCCCTTCCTGGTCTTAAGGTAGATGATGGCCAGCAGAGTGCTGAGATCGCCAGCGTCACCAGCGTTTCAGGCGACTGTGATCTTGGACAGCGCAAGGGAAA GCTTTTGACCATTTATGACTTGGAGGTTCAGGCGAGCTGGACCGGCAAAGCcaaagatggaagtgaTATAAAAGGAACTTTGACGGTCCCCGAGGTCTCTCACGAAGCGATTGACGGTGTTTCAGACTACGTG TACGAATTCACTGTCACCAGTGGTAGCAGTAGTGCTTCTGACGAACTTCTTTCTTACATCCGCAAATCGTTCCCTCCGCTTCTATCCGACAAGTTCAATGCTTTCCGGCCCGCCCTCCTTGCCGCGCATGGTAGTGCTATTGCCGATGCCGCCTCAGCATCTGGCTCGGGGGCATCTACTCCTGCTGCGTACACCCCTGCTCCTCCGGCTAAGGATGCCAATGAGCCTATCAAGAAGGAacagaaaaaagaagagaagtcCGTGGGCACGACTGTCACTGTAGAGGTCAAGGCAGACTTGCAAGCCAGTGCGGATGATTTATGGGGTCTGTTGACGGATGAGAACAAAATCCCCATGTGGTCTCGATCCTCAGCCAAGCTTTCTTTGAAGGCTGGCAGTCCTTACGAGCTTTTCGGAGGAAATGTACGTGGTAAAGTCATTACCGCCGAGGCCCCCAAGAAGCTCGTGCAGACATGGCAAGTAAGGAGCCCCAGTTGGCCGTCTG AACATTACGGAACTATGACTTTGTCTCTGTCCCAAGGTTCCGACACTACTGCTG CTACTTTCACTCTCGACGGTGTCCCTGCAGGTACACAGGCAGATGTCGAGAAGGCTTTGAACTCGTTCTACATCCAGGG TCTTAAGACGATGGGGTTagtctcctcttccctttctacCTCTTTCACCACTCCTACTCCTCCGAAGCAGAAAAAGCTTCGTCGGAAGCGAGCTTCAAGTTCTTGGTCCAGCAGTTCCATCATTGGCGGAGCTGCTGTGGTTGGGCTGTCAGCTTTGCTAATCGGCGTGGTCTATAtgcccttcccctcttcatcgtctctTTCGGGTATGAGGCAACAATGA
- a CDS encoding Gly-X carboxypeptidase yields MSTHEKVHLPTTSLDRPCPPRPYGPRLKILLPLFGILVFLLYQNSSIVISKLQACQRFRVEKLSDSDKCPIQPNPLNVGEDWNPLADQEYGDLAAKRLSKAVQIPTESFDNLPKDGSDPSFDKHYVLADFIESEYPKLYQTLKHETVNSHAHLFTWEGSDKSLKPILLMAHTDTVPVLPETLHQWRYPPFEGSITHNGTPDTPGTWIWGRGASDCKNSLLGIYGAVERLVSEGYKPERTIIISNGYDEEIGGIRGSGVIAKILEERYGKEGISFLVDEGFTGVSQDYGALVASLGMAEKGSVNVRVKVETLGGHSSVPPVHTGIGVMSLVLAELEKNPFEPILVPSTPYFKYLSCMSEHAPEVPKSIKRQIKNPRKWKKLAYDLASSDRILNSFLATTQAIDLISGGVKVNALPEYVEATVNHRIAFTSSINETLEHISQLIVPLAQSLNFTISAFEPSTTKTSNFHITLDALSGFEPAPITYSDSKSFELMAGTCKHVFGKDTIVSPSGMFANTDTKQMWNVTKNIYRFTPALLSENVNQHTVDEVRMSLAHQQWMTVN; encoded by the exons ATGTCCACTCACGAGAAAGTTCATCTCCCTACAACCTCCCTAGACAGACCTTgccctcctcgcccttATGGTCCTCGGCTCAAgattctccttccccttttcgGCATCCTTGTCTTTCTGCTCTATCAGAACTCTTCCATCGTCATCTCAAAACTCCAAGCGTGCCAACGCTTCAGAGTAGAAAAGCTTTCAGACTCAGATAAATGCCCTATCCAACCTAATCCCTTGAACGTGGGTGAGGACTGGAATCCTCTCGCGGACCAAGAGTATGGGGATCTTGCAGCAAAAAGGCTTTCCAAAGCTGTACAGATCCCTACAGAATCATTTGACAACCTTCCTAAGGATGGTTCGGACCCAAGCTTTGACAAACACTACGTCCTTGCTGATTTTATCGAATCCGAGTATCCAAAACTTTACCAGACTCTCAAACACGAGACTGTCAATTCGCACGCCCATCTCTTCACTTGGGAGGGTTCAGACAAAAGTTTGAAGCCTATTCTCCTCATGGCTCACACCGATACTGTGCCAGTTCTCCCAGAGACGCTCCATCAATGGAGGTATCCTCCTTTTGAGGGTTCCATCACGCATAATGGTACTCCAGACACCCCCGGAACCTGGATATGGGGGCGAGGGGCATCAGATTGCAAAAACTCTCTTTTGGGCATATATGGCGCAGTAGAGCGACTTGTGAGTGAGGGCTATAAGCCAGAACGCACCATTATCATCTCCAATGGttatgatgaagag ATTGGTGGAATTCGTGGATCAGGTGTAATCGCCAAAATCTTGGAAGAGCGATATGGTAAAGAGggcatctctttccttgttgATGAGGGCTTCACCGGAGTATCTCAAGATTATGGTGCCCTTGTTGCGAGTTTGGGTATGGCTGAGAAGGGATCGGTCAACGTTCGAGTCAAAGTAGAAACCCTCGGCGGTCACTCCAGCGTCCCTCCGGTGCATACAGGCA TTGGCGTTATGTCTCTTGTCCTGGCGGAACTGGAAAAGAACCCCTTCGAGCCCATCTTGGTACCCTCTACCCCGTATTTCAAGTATCTCTCCTGTATGTCTGAGCATGCTCCTGAAGTGCCCAAGTCCATAAAGCGCCAAATTAAGAACCCgagaaaatggaaaaagcTCGCATATGACCTTGCTTCTAGCGACAGGATATTGAATAGCTTTCTCGCGACCACCCAAGCTATCGATTTGATCTCCGGCGGGGTAAAGGTTAATGCGCTCCCCGAGTATGTAGAAG CCACAGTCAATCACCGCATCGCTTTCACTTCTTCGATCAATGAGACCCTGGAGCACATCTCCCAACTCATTGTTCCACTTGCTCAGTCTCTTAACTTCACTATTTCCGCCTTTGAACCTTCGACTACAAAGACCTCCAACTTCCATATCACTCTTGATGCTCTGTCTGGATTTGAACCCGCACCCATCACCTATTCAGATTCAAAAAGTTTTGAGTTGATGGCAGGGACTTGCAAGCATGTCTTTGGAAAGGATACTATCGTCAGCCCATCCGGAATGTTCG CCAATACCGATACCAAGCAGATGTGGAATGTTACCAAAAACATTTACAGGTTTACTCCTGCTCTGCTCTCCGAGAACGTGAATCAGCATACTGTAGACGAGGTGAGAATGAGTTTGGCACACCAGCAATGGATGACCGTTAATTGA